ACCCGCGGTCATCTACGCCCTCGACAAGCGACAGCACCCGGACAAGAAACCGCAAGCCACGCCACCCGGGCCAGGACACGGAGACTGAGCCCGGCCTTTCAATGTCCTGTCTCGTTTCACGGCAGGCTTCATTGCAGGGAGGGTTCAAGAACACTACTACCCTGTGGGGGGCCGCTGTGCGGGGCCGCGGAAACCTGCTAGAAGAGACGAGCCATGCTTTTCTCCCAGCAGTAGAGGGGATCGATCGCGACATGCCGGCCGACGGGACGAACGCGCGCAAGGTCGATCGCGGCGAAGCTGAGGGCGGGTGCCCGATCAGCCGGAGCTCCGACGGAGTCTGGACGGTGCGCGGCTACGCCGCCGCGCGTGCCGTGCTGCGCAGCACCGACACCGTCCAAGCCGGACTCGGGGTGGAGACCGTCGAGAAGATGCCTGCCAAGATCCGGCGTCCGGTTCTGTACCGGGACGGGCCAGAGCACCGCGAGCATCGTCGGCAGACCGCGAGGTACTTCACCGCGCGCCGGGTCGACGAGAGCTACCGGGGGATTATGGAGAGCGTCGCCGACAAGCAACTGGACAAGCTTCGCGGCTCCGGGCAGGCGCACCTGTCTGAGCTGAGCTTCAACCTGGCCATCGAGGTGGCCTGCGCGGTGATCGGCCTGACCGAGAGCCGTCCGGGTCTCCAGCGCCGGCTGGAGCGCTTCTTCCCCGAGGAATTCGGCACGCCGGGTTTCACCAGCTTGAACGGGCTCTACTGGATCTGGCGGCAGGCAACTAACTGGGCCGGCATCTACCTCAACGATGTCCGGCCCGCCGTCCGCGCGCGCCGCGCCGGGCGGCGTGACGACCTGATCTCGCACCTGCTGGACGAGGGCTGCTCATCCGCGGAGATCCTTGGCGAATGCATCACCTTCGCCGCCGCGGGGATGGTCACCACGCGTGAGTTCGTCAACCTGGCCGCATGGCACCTGTTCACCGACAGCGCGCTGCTCGGGCGCTACCGCGCCGCGGAGGAGACCGAGCGGCTCGCGATCCTGCACGAACTGCTGCGGTTGGAACCGATCGTCGGGCACCTCAGGCGGCGCGCCACCGCACCCATCGAGTTGCCTGCCGAAAACGAGGAGTCGGTCACTGTCGCCGCCGGCGAGATCATCGACATTCAGCTCAGCGCGACCAACACCGATCCGGCGGCCGTAGGCGATCGGCCGCTTGAGGTATGCCCCCTGCGCCCACTCGACAACGCGTCCGCCTACGGCCTGTCCTTCGGGGATGGCGCGCACAAGTGCCCCGGTGCGAACATCGCGATCGTGGAGACCGACATCTTCCTCAGCAAGCTGTTCGCCCTGCCGGGGGTGCGGATGGACACAGCGCCGCGGGTGTCGTTCAACGACGCCATCGGCGGTTACGAGTTGCGCGACATGGTCGTGGCGGTGCCGACGAGATAGCGGCCGGGAGGGCGGCGCCGGGACCACGTGCGGCACGAGGTCCCGGAGAAGGGTTACGGCTTGCGGGCGACGCCGCCGAGCAGGTTGTACTCGCCATCGCTGGGTTCGGTCAGGCGCGGGCCGTTGGGCCACCATTCGAAGAGGTGCGTCAGGCCGGGTTCGACCATTTCCAGGCCCCTGAACAGCTCGGCGATCTCCCCGCGCGTGCGGTAGTAGCAGCTGCCCATCATCTCGTTGAACCGTGCCTGGGACTCGACCGCGAGCTTCGCACGAGAGCTGCCGTCGTCCGGGTTGTGCAGATGCGAGATCGCGACGTAGGAGCCAGGCGCCAAGGCGTCGACGTAGGTCTGCATGATGCCGACCGGATCCTCGTCGTCGGCGACGTGGTGCAGCGAATTGGACTGGATCAAGCCCACCGGCCGGCTCAGGTCGAAGTGCCGGGTGACCACATCGCTGGCCAAGATCTCCGCGGGGTTGCGCAGATCGGCCATCAGGAAGCGGGTGTGCTCGTTCTCCTCCAGCAGTGCGCGGCCGTGCGCGGCGACGGTCGGGTCGTTGTCGACGTAGACCACTCTCGCCTCGGCGTTGAGCCGCTGGGCTTCCTCGTGGGTGTTCTCGGCGGTGGGCAACCCGGAGCCCAGGTCGAGGAACTGGTCGATGCCGGCTTGACCGGCCAGGAACCGGACCACCCGGATCAACCACGCG
The genomic region above belongs to Amycolatopsis sp. YIM 10 and contains:
- a CDS encoding cytochrome P450; its protein translation is MRGRGNLLEETSHAFLPAVEGIDRDMPADGTNARKVDRGEAEGGCPISRSSDGVWTVRGYAAARAVLRSTDTVQAGLGVETVEKMPAKIRRPVLYRDGPEHREHRRQTARYFTARRVDESYRGIMESVADKQLDKLRGSGQAHLSELSFNLAIEVACAVIGLTESRPGLQRRLERFFPEEFGTPGFTSLNGLYWIWRQATNWAGIYLNDVRPAVRARRAGRRDDLISHLLDEGCSSAEILGECITFAAAGMVTTREFVNLAAWHLFTDSALLGRYRAAEETERLAILHELLRLEPIVGHLRRRATAPIELPAENEESVTVAAGEIIDIQLSATNTDPAAVGDRPLEVCPLRPLDNASAYGLSFGDGAHKCPGANIAIVETDIFLSKLFALPGVRMDTAPRVSFNDAIGGYELRDMVVAVPTR
- a CDS encoding SAM-dependent methyltransferase, yielding MAEVDRFTIDTSKPSIARVYDAFVGGKDNYEVDREVLRYIQEVAPEAILVGRQCRAWLIRVVRFLAGQAGIDQFLDLGSGLPTAENTHEEAQRLNAEARVVYVDNDPTVAAHGRALLEENEHTRFLMADLRNPAEILASDVVTRHFDLSRPVGLIQSNSLHHVADDEDPVGIMQTYVDALAPGSYVAISHLHNPDDGSSRAKLAVESQARFNEMMGSCYYRTRGEIAELFRGLEMVEPGLTHLFEWWPNGPRLTEPSDGEYNLLGGVARKP